The proteins below come from a single Methanomassiliicoccus sp. genomic window:
- a CDS encoding energy-coupling factor ABC transporter substrate-binding protein has product MKPVHWYMLGFAFIMAICISAFIISPNAEFGGADGQGEEQISEIDPDYQPWFESLWSPPGETESLLFATQAAIGASIIGWFIGNEHGKRSVKKSEEASLGKVEGKPGSQELSPRAGGGEN; this is encoded by the coding sequence ATGAAGCCTGTTCACTGGTACATGCTGGGGTTCGCGTTCATTATGGCTATCTGTATATCGGCCTTCATCATATCGCCCAATGCCGAGTTCGGTGGCGCCGATGGACAGGGGGAGGAACAGATCTCAGAAATCGATCCTGATTATCAGCCATGGTTCGAGAGCCTCTGGTCCCCGCCTGGGGAGACCGAGAGCCTGCTTTTCGCCACACAGGCGGCGATAGGCGCTTCCATAATCGGCTGGTTCATCGGGAACGAGCATGGGAAACGGTCAGTCAAAAAGAGCGAGGAGGCATCCCTTGGCAAGGTCGAGGGGAAGCCTGGTAGCCAGGAATTGTCCCCGAGAGCGGGTGGAGGGGAGAATTAG
- a CDS encoding energy-coupling factor ABC transporter permease, whose amino-acid sequence MHIMEGFLPVEWAVFWFAISIPVIAWGFLKIRRLFSENPELKMSIAISGAFIFALSSLKLPSVTGSSSHPTGTGASTILHGVAVTSVLSIIVLLFQAILLAHGGLTTLGANVFSMGIAGPFVGWLAYKGMQRAKVSMLPTVFITALLANLATYVVTALQLALAYPTAGSVITSFTTFFEIFAVTQVPLAVAEGVLFAMFFDYLARTRPDLLKGKLHIKDKVRGVADKTVEART is encoded by the coding sequence ATGCATATAATGGAAGGTTTCTTGCCCGTGGAATGGGCAGTGTTCTGGTTTGCGATCTCCATACCTGTCATTGCTTGGGGATTCCTCAAAATAAGGAGATTGTTCTCGGAAAATCCTGAGCTTAAGATGAGCATCGCCATATCTGGGGCCTTCATCTTCGCACTGTCATCTCTGAAGCTTCCGTCGGTCACAGGATCATCATCACATCCTACAGGGACTGGAGCGTCCACTATTCTGCATGGAGTGGCCGTTACCTCGGTCCTTTCCATAATCGTCCTACTGTTCCAAGCAATACTGCTGGCTCACGGAGGTCTGACCACCCTAGGAGCGAACGTATTCTCCATGGGGATCGCAGGGCCCTTCGTGGGATGGTTAGCATACAAAGGTATGCAGAGGGCGAAGGTGAGTATGTTGCCGACCGTTTTTATTACCGCTTTACTCGCAAACCTTGCGACATATGTTGTCACAGCTCTCCAGCTGGCTCTGGCATATCCTACCGCGGGGAGCGTGATCACCTCGTTCACGACCTTCTTCGAGATATTTGCGGTCACTCAGGTCCCGTTGGCCGTGGCCGAGGGGGTTCTCTTCGCGATGTTCTTCGATTACCTTGCCAGGACCAGGCCCGACCTACTCAAAGGTAAGCTTCACATCAAGGATAAGGTACGGGGGGTCGCCGATAAAACCGTGGAGGCGCGTACATGA